A genomic segment from Phragmites australis chromosome 6, lpPhrAust1.1, whole genome shotgun sequence encodes:
- the LOC133920507 gene encoding E3 ubiquitin-protein ligase ATL31-like translates to MSSSAATAVLAAAATASVAAAHSPEPRDNPTVADVMSISVFMAVFFPVFIVLLAFACLRLFRPPDEDGPSVGTSAPASEWSSRGGGGLDAAKIAALPLVFYREVRQHRIVDGRGDDDALECSVCLLEFDDADALRLLPTCPHAFHPECIGLWLERHATCPLCRASVLDSPPAPVTQLQSLPPQETAPPPPDSPPERATVVLIGDDSDNEEEDRMTIQCLARNRRAAGRQALPRSNSTGHDGGGGVERFALRLPEHVRLEILMSHRLRHVTSAVASVRVREGSAHEASTVGGSVRSAVARLLSLFVPGAGWKGDGDDMSGKVADAGASSLRRRENSSRGGVREEKRSV, encoded by the coding sequence ATGTCCAGCTCCGCCGCCACAGCCGTCTTGGCAGCGGCGGCCACCGCTTCCGTCGCTGCGGCGCATTCGCCAGAGCCGCGCGACAACCCGACGGTCGCCGACGTGATGAGCATCTCCGTCTTCATGGCCGTCTTCTTCCCCGTCTTCATCGTGCTCCTCGCCTTCGCCTGCCTCCGCCTCTTCCGCCCCCCCGACGAGGACGGTCCCTCGGTGGGCACATCCGCGCCGGCGTCGGAGTGGTCCAGCCGCGGGGGAGGAGGGCTCGACGCCGCGAAGATAGCCGCGCTGCCGCTAGTGTTCTACCGGGAGGTGAGGCAGCACCGGATCGTAGACGGGCGGGGCGACGACGACGCGCTCGAGTGCTCGGTGTGCCTGCTCGAGTTCGATGACGCCGACGCGCTCCGCCTCCTCCCTACGTGCCCGCACGCGTTCCACCCGGAGTGCATCGGCCTCTGGCTCGAGAGGCACGCTACCTGCCCACTCTGCCGCGCCAGCGTCCTCGACTCGCCGCCGGCGCCAGTGACGCAGCTCCAATCCTTGCCGCCGCAGGAAACCGCGCCACCACCACCGGATTCCCCACCCGAGCGTGCAACAGTCGTGCTCATCGGCGACGACAGCGacaacgaggaggaggacaggATGACGATCCAGTGCCTAGCGAGGAACCGCCGCGCGGCGGGTCGGCAGGCGCTGCCGCGGTCCAACTCGACGGggcacgacggcggcggcggggtggaGCGGTTCGCGCTGCGCCTCCCGGAGCACGTGCGCCTCGAGATCCTCATGTCGCACAGGCTGAGGCACGTGACGAGCGCGGTGGCGTCCGTGCGCGTCCGGGAGGGGAGCGCCCACGAAGCCAGTACGGTGGGCGGGAGCGTCCGAAGCGCCGTGGCGCGGCTGCTGTCGCTCTTCGTGCCGGGCGCTGGGTGGaagggcgacggcgacgacatGTCCGGCAAGGTGGCGGACGCCGGGGCGTCGTCTCTCCGCCGCCGCGAGAACTCGTCACGGGGAGGAgtgagagaagagaagagaagcgtCTGA